From a single Leptospira levettii genomic region:
- the fcpA gene encoding flagellar coiling protein FcpA, producing the protein MKIIKYLLILQLVSGFSVLFAQTQPANAQESQAAKDQVDELLKGELVPENDDAELTEDQKKRKKEIMEQESLWKNPDFKGYNKTFQELHQLSKTFANNQFRLALSNYQSGVNTIMKNRDWVEQYRKEEAEKKRLDEKWYWQKVDRKAREERVVYREKMKAKQDALNYFSKAINHLDEIKNPDLRERPEFKRLLSDVYRSWIMAEYDLQNLPQCIPILELYIEIDDNEKEYPAHKYLASAYSFEENMIKKTKGPDDMLFKYRYKKNVHLLRATELKYGKDSPEYKHIVNVINRDEVISVAQ; encoded by the coding sequence ATGAAGATTATTAAGTATCTCCTTATTCTCCAACTGGTGTCCGGCTTTAGTGTGCTTTTCGCACAAACTCAGCCTGCGAACGCTCAAGAAAGCCAAGCGGCTAAAGACCAAGTCGACGAACTTCTCAAAGGCGAACTCGTTCCTGAGAATGACGATGCGGAACTCACTGAAGACCAAAAGAAAAGAAAGAAAGAAATTATGGAACAGGAATCTCTTTGGAAGAACCCTGATTTCAAAGGGTATAACAAAACTTTCCAAGAGTTACACCAACTTTCTAAAACTTTCGCGAACAACCAATTCCGTTTGGCTCTTTCAAACTACCAATCTGGTGTTAACACCATTATGAAAAATAGAGATTGGGTTGAACAGTACCGCAAAGAAGAAGCTGAGAAAAAACGCTTAGATGAAAAATGGTACTGGCAAAAAGTAGATCGTAAAGCAAGAGAAGAGCGTGTTGTTTACCGTGAAAAAATGAAAGCGAAACAAGATGCACTTAACTACTTCTCTAAAGCGATCAATCACCTTGACGAAATTAAAAACCCTGACTTAAGAGAAAGACCTGAGTTCAAAAGACTTCTTTCTGACGTTTATCGTTCATGGATTATGGCTGAGTATGACTTACAAAACCTTCCTCAGTGTATCCCAATTCTTGAACTTTACATCGAAATCGATGACAACGAGAAAGAATACCCTGCTCACAAGTATCTTGCAAGTGCATATAGCTTCGAAGAAAACATGATCAAAAAGACAAAAGGTCCAGATGATATGCTCTTCAAGTATCGTTACAAAAAGAACGTTCACTTATTACGTGCAACCGAGTTAAAATATGGAAAGGATTCTCCTGAATATAAACATATCGTTAACGTAATCAACCGAGATGAGGTTATTTCGGTAGCACAATAA
- the lepB gene encoding signal peptidase I, with translation METETLGPHWWSKIKRYVRRSLFVFLFLCFLLFVRIFLFQIYSVQGNSMYPTLEHGSVVFVWKGGYAISAKFFGTELLYTDPSINKLDLVLFVSQEDELVVKRVIGLPGEFYSIESGRVLIDSMELLENYLPKGTYTSEPSTSVFLNRHHSPFLAMDKQGRIPPGYYLLLGDNRQYSTDSRSFGLVPVEKIKGKVIFYF, from the coding sequence ATGGAAACAGAAACTTTAGGCCCCCACTGGTGGAGTAAAATCAAACGTTACGTGAGAAGAAGCCTCTTCGTCTTCTTATTTCTCTGTTTCTTACTATTTGTCCGTATCTTTTTATTCCAAATCTATTCTGTCCAAGGGAATTCCATGTATCCTACCTTGGAACATGGATCTGTCGTTTTTGTCTGGAAGGGAGGATATGCCATCTCTGCCAAATTTTTTGGAACGGAATTATTGTACACAGATCCAAGTATCAATAAACTAGATTTGGTCTTATTTGTGAGCCAGGAAGACGAACTTGTCGTCAAACGTGTGATAGGTTTACCTGGCGAATTTTATTCGATTGAATCAGGCAGGGTACTGATTGATTCGATGGAACTTTTGGAAAATTATCTTCCAAAAGGAACGTACACAAGTGAACCTTCAACTTCTGTATTTTTAAACAGACATCATTCTCCATTTCTTGCAATGGACAAACAAGGAAGAATCCCTCCTGGTTATTATTTATTACTCGGTGACAATCGTCAGTATTCAACTGACTCGAGATCGTTTGGACTCGTACCAGTTGAAAAGATTAAAGGAAAGGTAATCTTTTATTTTTAA
- a CDS encoding LIC10486 family protein: MSELSTKADQLKRQADLLGLTREAVFTDEQAKEVLQGKITDGYLVKVKIDLDSLNGMVLVLVSSIRKHIMELYAVVGTSPTFRRIRTFADHVQISTDLGDIGKTGGYDPAISENIGRAVHRAFTKEKLEELLPLWQKKDPSHITELLENPILMATKGRNIKLQAEVDKISTAKFRYENPMKGVILPIPKPEDEAPAAQDAAVPSVSTELPKGEGSALDRQIAQFRASFPKELNMKTVISPINGVEFDNLMEGMEILFRVPTETPEGLTNAQILGLIDEEGKIKKEPVVGKFLGIASNKTEYHIFAEGPNQYLFHSIEEHPVKVAIPKPASIAGTGNKTGAGQTQKKKVGNAQQQESKSSGANLFMLMGAFITIVLIGVLIFVMVIL, encoded by the coding sequence ATGTCAGAATTAAGTACAAAAGCAGACCAATTAAAAAGACAAGCAGACCTTCTCGGATTAACAAGAGAAGCTGTGTTTACTGATGAACAAGCGAAAGAAGTTCTACAGGGAAAAATCACAGATGGTTACTTGGTAAAAGTAAAAATTGATTTGGACAGTTTGAACGGAATGGTTCTCGTTTTAGTATCTTCCATCCGTAAACACATAATGGAACTTTATGCTGTTGTGGGAACATCTCCCACCTTTCGTAGGATTCGAACGTTCGCTGATCATGTACAAATTTCAACAGACTTAGGTGACATTGGTAAAACGGGTGGGTATGATCCTGCTATCTCTGAGAATATTGGTCGTGCTGTTCACCGAGCCTTCACCAAAGAGAAGTTAGAGGAACTCCTACCCCTTTGGCAAAAAAAGGATCCTTCTCATATCACAGAACTTTTAGAAAATCCAATTCTTATGGCAACTAAGGGAAGGAATATCAAACTCCAAGCCGAAGTAGATAAAATTTCGACAGCAAAGTTTCGTTATGAAAATCCGATGAAAGGAGTCATCCTTCCCATTCCCAAACCAGAAGACGAGGCACCAGCTGCACAAGATGCTGCTGTTCCATCTGTTTCCACCGAACTTCCGAAAGGTGAAGGTTCTGCTTTGGATCGACAAATTGCACAATTTCGTGCAAGTTTTCCAAAAGAACTCAATATGAAAACAGTCATCTCACCCATCAATGGAGTCGAGTTTGATAACCTAATGGAAGGAATGGAAATTTTATTCCGTGTTCCAACGGAAACTCCTGAAGGACTCACAAATGCTCAGATTCTTGGCCTTATTGATGAAGAAGGCAAAATCAAAAAGGAACCTGTTGTGGGAAAATTCCTTGGGATTGCGAGTAACAAAACCGAATACCATATTTTTGCCGAAGGACCAAATCAGTATTTATTCCATTCGATAGAAGAACACCCAGTAAAAGTGGCAATTCCTAAACCTGCATCCATTGCGGGAACGGGAAACAAAACGGGAGCTGGACAAACTCAAAAGAAAAAAGTTGGGAATGCACAACAACAAGAGTCAAAATCTTCAGGTGCCAACTTATTTATGTTAATGGGTGCATTTATCACAATCGTACTCATTGGAGTTTTGATCTTTGTGATGGTGATTTTGTAA
- a CDS encoding ABC transporter permease, whose product MKASLFRFYLKRELFSRFRYSILIVVSITLGVGSVIGIHSYKDNTANAIKKEAKSIMGADLALQSPQEITNSAKDLLKNRLPVGAKTSASIQFLSMISNESGSENSLSFIKGIETGYPFYGEMKTEPENAYRNLKPNQVLLDPTLVENLKLKLGDRVRLGDSLLVLAGVVLKEPGAVGSFVGSAPGSIIRKDTAIQTGLVQRGSRIRYTIYLQFPETTNTLDWKDKEFESFIKEDLTIYHNTEVNSGSQQFIKNTFDYMALLALAGFFLGAISVYTAVRTRLLEKRNEIAILMCLGAKPNVILLLVFSEILILSLLGTVFGLLLGTFIQSLLPDISGILSVGNNVILGLSASSLLWSVVLGVILPLLISIPLVLETRSVKPLAALKEVESQTSGNLSSSYWQFGSFVLIYLLFTSLAILETESIFKGILFTLVLLTLPLLVYGLYILFGTFLQKISKLGWLSKEWSLVTKKVTRKSGALRLSIIGLGSALFILTLSLILQESLLELSGAREIERRPNMFLLDIRETQKEGLLQVISKFPVEKQYVAPVIGARLSKVNGEPVKKEDTIKNAMDRNWRATARTREYFLSYRDSLYDTEEVTKGSWWQETSQNEISVERDFSSYLQASVGDELTFNVQGREVSGKITNLRSVNWADMKPNFVVLFSRGILEKAPRFYIVSLLIDQGTDRYQLQKVIVNQFPNITVIDTEKTIQAFMGILEKVTQMMALMTMFILAASFVLVFTTLYASQSERKREFALLRVIGANSRFMGKHFLREALLVSMISFFLGLVYAVGSNEILNRSVLELRSVYPYGQLSLVFFGICFVTVTLYTLGLFSFFRMPTKTVLKEIK is encoded by the coding sequence ATGAAGGCTTCTCTCTTTCGTTTTTACTTAAAACGTGAGCTTTTTTCACGGTTTCGGTATTCTATCCTCATTGTTGTTTCCATCACACTTGGTGTGGGTTCTGTGATTGGCATCCATTCCTATAAGGACAATACGGCAAATGCCATCAAAAAAGAGGCAAAATCCATCATGGGAGCCGATCTTGCCTTACAGTCCCCACAGGAAATCACCAATTCTGCTAAGGATTTGTTGAAAAATCGCCTTCCGGTAGGAGCCAAAACCAGTGCTTCGATCCAATTTTTATCCATGATCTCCAATGAATCTGGTTCTGAAAATTCTCTCAGTTTTATCAAAGGGATTGAAACGGGTTATCCCTTTTATGGGGAAATGAAAACCGAACCAGAAAATGCGTATCGGAATCTGAAACCAAACCAAGTACTTTTAGATCCTACTCTTGTCGAAAACTTAAAGCTAAAACTTGGTGATCGAGTTCGATTGGGTGATAGCCTTCTTGTCCTTGCAGGTGTTGTTTTAAAAGAACCAGGTGCTGTTGGTTCCTTTGTGGGTTCAGCTCCCGGTTCTATCATTCGCAAAGACACTGCGATCCAAACTGGGCTTGTGCAACGAGGCAGTCGCATTCGTTATACGATCTATTTACAATTCCCTGAAACAACCAATACTTTGGATTGGAAAGACAAAGAGTTTGAGTCCTTTATCAAAGAAGACTTAACCATTTATCACAATACAGAAGTGAATTCTGGATCCCAACAGTTCATCAAAAACACATTTGATTATATGGCTCTTCTTGCTCTTGCTGGATTTTTTCTCGGAGCCATTTCTGTGTATACAGCAGTTCGTACAAGGTTACTCGAAAAACGCAATGAAATCGCAATTCTTATGTGCCTTGGTGCCAAACCGAATGTGATCCTTTTGTTAGTATTTTCGGAAATACTGATCCTTTCGTTATTGGGAACTGTGTTTGGACTTTTACTTGGAACTTTCATCCAATCTTTATTACCAGATATCAGTGGGATTTTGTCGGTAGGGAATAACGTAATCCTTGGACTTTCCGCTTCTTCTCTCTTATGGAGTGTTGTGTTAGGTGTGATTTTGCCACTCCTCATCTCGATTCCACTTGTCTTAGAAACAAGATCTGTAAAACCTTTAGCGGCACTCAAAGAAGTAGAATCACAAACAAGTGGGAATTTATCCTCTTCCTATTGGCAATTTGGTAGCTTTGTATTGATTTACCTTCTTTTCACAAGTCTTGCGATCTTAGAAACAGAAAGTATTTTTAAAGGTATCCTATTTACACTTGTTTTGTTAACCTTGCCTCTCCTTGTGTACGGATTGTACATACTCTTTGGAACTTTCCTACAAAAAATTTCAAAATTAGGATGGTTATCGAAGGAGTGGAGTCTTGTGACCAAAAAAGTCACACGCAAATCAGGTGCCCTTCGCCTTTCGATCATTGGACTTGGATCAGCACTTTTTATCTTAACACTCTCTCTCATCTTACAAGAAAGTTTACTCGAGTTAAGTGGGGCAAGAGAGATCGAACGAAGGCCTAACATGTTCCTTCTCGATATCCGTGAAACACAAAAAGAGGGACTCTTGCAAGTCATCTCCAAGTTCCCTGTGGAGAAACAATATGTAGCTCCTGTCATAGGAGCACGTTTGTCCAAAGTAAATGGAGAACCTGTTAAAAAAGAAGACACAATTAAAAATGCAATGGACCGCAATTGGCGAGCCACAGCAAGAACTCGTGAATACTTTTTGTCTTACCGAGATTCTTTGTATGATACAGAAGAAGTGACTAAGGGGAGTTGGTGGCAAGAAACAAGCCAAAATGAAATCTCCGTGGAACGAGATTTTTCCTCTTATTTACAAGCGAGTGTTGGAGATGAACTTACCTTCAATGTACAAGGGAGAGAGGTCTCTGGAAAAATCACTAACCTTCGTTCGGTGAATTGGGCGGATATGAAACCCAACTTTGTGGTGTTATTTTCTAGAGGGATTTTGGAAAAAGCTCCTAGGTTTTATATTGTATCGTTACTCATTGACCAAGGAACGGATCGTTACCAATTACAAAAGGTCATCGTGAATCAATTTCCCAATATCACTGTGATTGATACAGAAAAAACAATCCAAGCCTTTATGGGAATTTTGGAGAAAGTTACACAAATGATGGCACTGATGACGATGTTTATCCTCGCCGCATCCTTTGTGCTAGTGTTTACCACTTTGTATGCAAGCCAATCCGAACGAAAAAGAGAATTTGCTCTCCTACGTGTGATTGGAGCAAACAGTCGTTTTATGGGTAAACATTTTCTAAGGGAAGCATTACTTGTTTCAATGATTTCGTTTTTCCTCGGACTTGTGTATGCCGTGGGATCCAATGAGATATTAAATAGATCCGTATTGGAACTTCGTAGTGTGTATCCTTATGGACAACTGAGTTTGGTATTTTTTGGAATTTGTTTTGTGACAGTGACGTTGTATACGTTAGGACTCTTTAGTTTCTTTCGAATGCCAACAAAGACGGTGCTGAAAGAAATTAAATAG
- a CDS encoding ABC transporter ATP-binding protein, which yields MLEFKNVFKSFHNEEETIDVLKNISFRMETGEFVAIIGPSGSGKSTLLGVAAGLDKPDTGIVSLDGIDLTKQNESKLADIRVDQIGFIFQNFQLLPGLNAIENVGIPLYLKSSLSEKEILKKAETILESVSMSHRATHFPKQLSGGEEQRIAIARSFVNDPKIIFADEPTANLDYKNSKTILDLLLYRNKKQGTTLVVVTHDPDVAKLADRVLEMKDGEIISDSKNKQSSVSRKGSSKSKSYSQKTTTKQKQTTKQTKKVSR from the coding sequence GTGTTAGAATTTAAAAATGTGTTCAAATCATTTCACAATGAAGAAGAAACGATTGATGTGTTGAAAAATATTTCATTTCGTATGGAAACTGGTGAATTTGTAGCGATTATCGGCCCTTCTGGATCAGGTAAATCCACTCTTCTTGGTGTTGCAGCTGGCCTTGATAAACCTGATACTGGGATCGTTTCACTCGATGGAATTGATCTCACCAAACAAAATGAATCAAAACTCGCTGACATACGTGTCGATCAAATTGGATTTATCTTTCAAAACTTCCAATTATTGCCTGGACTCAATGCAATTGAAAATGTTGGGATTCCATTGTACTTAAAATCATCACTTTCCGAGAAAGAAATCTTAAAAAAAGCAGAAACCATTTTGGAATCTGTGTCTATGTCTCACCGTGCGACACACTTCCCAAAACAACTGTCAGGTGGAGAAGAGCAAAGGATTGCCATTGCTCGAAGTTTTGTTAACGATCCGAAGATAATTTTTGCAGATGAACCAACTGCAAACTTAGATTATAAAAATAGCAAAACAATATTAGACCTATTATTGTACAGGAACAAAAAACAAGGAACAACTCTTGTAGTGGTCACACATGATCCCGATGTTGCAAAACTAGCAGATCGTGTTTTGGAAATGAAGGATGGTGAGATCATTTCTGATTCAAAGAATAAACAATCCTCAGTCAGCCGAAAAGGTTCCTCTAAGTCCAAATCATATTCGCAAAAAACGACCACCAAACAGAAACAAACGACTAAACAAACAAAGAAGGTGAGTCGATGA
- a CDS encoding WD40/YVTN/BNR-like repeat-containing protein, giving the protein MAQATEANVWAGILFASNQFVAVSQDGTNRVMTSNDGITWTARSASEANQWLSVAYGNNIYVAVANSGTNRIMSSSDGITWTARTSPSSTFDWVTFGNGIFVAVASGGSWATSTDGITWTTRTNPGASAWHSVTFGNNLFVAVAGSGTNRVATSTDGINWTLQTSAELNDWRSVTYGKGKFVAVARTGTNRVMTSTDGINWTPHASSEQNEWYEVMYGNGLFMAASFTGNNRIMTSTDGISWTARATAANNSWKGIAFGKDTWVIVSIDGTGTNRVQYATWRKN; this is encoded by the coding sequence TTGGCCCAAGCCACAGAGGCAAATGTTTGGGCAGGGATTTTGTTTGCTTCCAATCAATTTGTTGCTGTTTCACAAGATGGAACCAATCGAGTGATGACCTCTAACGATGGAATTACTTGGACAGCAAGATCAGCTTCTGAAGCAAACCAATGGCTCAGCGTTGCTTATGGTAACAATATTTATGTAGCTGTTGCAAATAGTGGAACAAATCGAATCATGAGCTCCTCTGATGGCATCACTTGGACTGCACGCACTAGTCCAAGTAGTACTTTTGATTGGGTTACGTTTGGAAATGGAATCTTTGTTGCGGTCGCAAGTGGAGGAAGCTGGGCAACTTCAACAGATGGTATCACTTGGACAACCCGAACAAACCCAGGTGCTTCTGCATGGCACAGTGTAACTTTCGGAAACAATCTATTTGTAGCTGTGGCAGGAAGTGGGACCAACAGAGTTGCTACATCAACTGACGGAATCAATTGGACGCTCCAAACATCGGCTGAACTAAACGACTGGCGCTCTGTCACCTATGGAAAAGGAAAATTTGTTGCGGTTGCTAGAACAGGTACAAATCGAGTGATGACATCAACTGATGGAATCAATTGGACTCCCCATGCATCATCAGAACAAAATGAATGGTATGAAGTTATGTATGGAAATGGATTGTTTATGGCCGCATCATTTACGGGTAACAATCGAATTATGACATCCACAGATGGAATTTCTTGGACTGCACGAGCAACAGCAGCTAACAATTCCTGGAAAGGAATTGCTTTTGGAAAAGACACTTGGGTAATCGTATCGATTGATGGGACTGGAACCAATCGAGTACAATATGCTACTTGGAGAAAGAATTAA
- the leuS gene encoding leucine--tRNA ligase translates to MNYPFQDIEQKWQKYWDDHQTFRTNSHSSKPKYYCLDMFPYPSGAGLHVGHPEGYTATDIISRLKRMEGYEVLHPMGWDAFGLPAERYAMTTGIHPRTTTKNNINTFRRQIKSLGLSYDWEREISTTHPDYYRWTQWIFLQIYNSYFDRKQNKAVPIETLIKTFENEGSQVFEGIELPKGIQFTGSEWKSKSRKEKEDILSHFRLVYEANIPVNWCEALGTVLANEEVEEWTSKGYSVERKPMRQYMMRITSYAERLLSDLSLCEWPPSTLEMQRNWIGKSEGLELNFHVPSLKKDITVYTTRPDTIFGATYLVLAPEHPLVAELTTAEQKKAVESYQKDCSLKSDLERTELNKDKTGVYTGSYASLPTDPSVNVPIYISDYVLISYGTGAIMAVPAHDQRDYDFAVKFQLPIKQVIDGKMEPNLAFDSKESVCINSSSAEVQLDGKSYKDAFQTMVVWAEKKSVGRKKIQFKLRDWLFARQRYWGEPIPLVHFEDGTPKALSDSELPLVLPDLEEFKPSGTGESPLALAKDWLVYKDPVTGEIGKRETNTMPQWAGSCYYYLRYIDPRNNEKLIDPTLEKMWMPVEVYVGGAEHAVLHLLYSRFWHKILFDLGHVSTPEPFKKLVHQGLILGEDKGKMSKSRGNVVNPDDVVSEYGADTLRLFEMFMGPFEMSKPWSKNGVDGVFRFLNRVWRLFHSGENETFFVEDIEPNEAELKTLHRTIKKVKDDIDGFSFNTAVSQMMIFINEFTSNPRKPKKVLEPFVLALSPFAPHLAEELWAKLGHKESLTYHPYPKWEEKYLIDANITIVVQVNGKMRGEFLAPRDIEEKEALSLAKEVEKAKPFWVGKEIKKEIYVKGKLVNIVVAG, encoded by the coding sequence ATGAATTATCCATTCCAAGATATTGAACAAAAATGGCAAAAATACTGGGACGACCACCAGACCTTTCGCACAAACTCACACTCATCCAAACCTAAATACTATTGTTTAGACATGTTTCCTTACCCAAGTGGTGCAGGCCTTCACGTTGGCCACCCAGAAGGATACACAGCCACTGACATCATTTCAAGACTCAAACGTATGGAAGGATACGAGGTTCTCCACCCCATGGGTTGGGACGCATTTGGTCTACCCGCAGAACGATATGCGATGACAACGGGCATTCACCCACGTACCACCACAAAAAATAACATCAATACCTTCCGACGCCAAATCAAAAGCCTTGGACTTTCGTATGACTGGGAACGGGAAATTTCCACCACTCACCCCGATTATTACCGTTGGACCCAATGGATTTTTTTACAGATCTACAATTCCTACTTTGACCGAAAACAAAACAAAGCCGTACCCATTGAAACCCTTATCAAAACCTTTGAAAATGAGGGTTCGCAAGTATTTGAAGGAATTGAACTTCCCAAAGGAATCCAATTTACAGGTTCTGAATGGAAATCCAAATCTCGGAAAGAAAAAGAGGACATTTTGTCCCATTTCCGATTGGTGTACGAAGCTAATATCCCAGTGAATTGGTGTGAGGCACTCGGAACGGTTCTTGCGAACGAAGAAGTAGAAGAATGGACATCCAAAGGGTATTCTGTCGAACGAAAACCCATGCGCCAGTACATGATGCGCATCACTTCTTACGCAGAACGATTATTAAGTGATTTATCTTTATGTGAATGGCCACCATCCACACTTGAGATGCAAAGGAACTGGATTGGGAAGTCGGAAGGATTAGAACTCAATTTCCATGTTCCTTCCTTAAAAAAAGACATCACTGTTTACACAACTCGTCCTGATACCATTTTTGGTGCCACTTATCTTGTCCTTGCCCCAGAACATCCATTGGTTGCAGAACTCACAACTGCAGAACAAAAAAAAGCAGTCGAATCTTACCAAAAAGATTGTTCTTTAAAAAGTGATCTAGAAAGAACCGAACTTAATAAAGACAAAACAGGTGTATACACTGGATCTTATGCTAGTTTGCCAACGGATCCTTCCGTCAATGTTCCTATATACATCTCTGACTATGTATTAATCTCATACGGAACTGGTGCGATTATGGCGGTTCCAGCTCACGACCAAAGAGACTATGACTTTGCCGTGAAATTCCAACTTCCCATCAAACAAGTGATTGATGGAAAAATGGAACCAAATCTTGCCTTTGATTCCAAAGAATCAGTTTGTATCAACTCTTCTTCCGCAGAAGTGCAGTTAGATGGAAAGTCATACAAAGATGCGTTCCAAACCATGGTTGTTTGGGCAGAGAAAAAATCTGTAGGACGTAAAAAAATCCAATTCAAACTCAGAGATTGGCTTTTTGCAAGGCAAAGGTATTGGGGTGAACCCATCCCTCTTGTGCATTTTGAAGATGGAACCCCAAAGGCATTATCAGATTCAGAATTACCATTGGTATTACCAGACCTAGAAGAGTTTAAACCTTCTGGAACAGGGGAATCTCCTCTTGCACTTGCGAAAGACTGGCTTGTTTATAAAGACCCAGTCACTGGTGAAATTGGAAAACGAGAAACCAATACAATGCCACAGTGGGCAGGTTCCTGTTATTATTACCTTCGATATATCGATCCAAGAAACAATGAGAAACTAATTGATCCAACACTTGAAAAGATGTGGATGCCAGTAGAAGTGTATGTCGGTGGAGCAGAACATGCCGTATTACACTTGTTATACTCAAGATTTTGGCATAAAATCCTTTTTGATTTGGGTCATGTATCCACACCAGAACCATTTAAAAAATTAGTCCACCAAGGTCTCATCCTTGGAGAAGACAAAGGCAAAATGTCCAAGTCACGAGGAAACGTTGTCAATCCAGATGATGTAGTCTCTGAATATGGTGCTGATACCCTAAGACTCTTTGAAATGTTTATGGGACCTTTTGAGATGTCCAAACCCTGGAGTAAAAATGGTGTGGATGGTGTTTTTCGATTTTTAAATCGAGTATGGCGACTCTTTCACTCAGGGGAAAACGAAACTTTTTTTGTAGAAGACATTGAACCTAATGAAGCAGAGCTAAAAACCCTACATCGTACCATTAAAAAAGTAAAAGACGATATCGATGGTTTTTCATTTAACACTGCAGTTTCCCAAATGATGATCTTCATCAATGAGTTCACAAGTAATCCGAGAAAACCTAAAAAAGTATTAGAACCATTTGTTTTGGCATTGTCTCCTTTTGCACCCCACCTAGCAGAAGAACTATGGGCAAAATTAGGACACAAGGAATCTCTAACTTACCATCCGTATCCAAAATGGGAAGAAAAGTATCTAATAGATGCTAATATCACCATCGTTGTCCAAGTGAATGGTAAAATGCGTGGGGAATTTTTAGCACCTAGAGACATCGAAGAAAAAGAAGCCTTATCCCTTGCAAAAGAAGTGGAAAAGGCAAAACCTTTCTGGGTCGGAAAAGAAATCAAAAAAGAAATTTATGTCAAAGGCAAACTCGTCAACATTGTAGTTGCGGGTTAA
- the thrC gene encoding threonine synthase — protein MSLTKYQFRAQFRCTNESCRKTYPLHQVIYSCSSCGELLNVEHDLDSLKKIPAEEWKSTFESRFRSSQFPNASGVWGKKEWVLPEIKEENIITSGEGTTHLYDASRFAKDLGLKSLHVKQCGVSHTGSFKDLGMTVLVSQVNQMIADGVPIKAVACASTGDTSAALASYAAKAGIPAIILLPANKVSTAQLIQPVSNGAIVLALETDFDGCMAVVKELTQEKSIYLANSMNSLRIEGQKSISVEITQQLGWNVPDWVVIPGGNLGNVSALGMGFEMMFELGLIQKLPRIILAQAKNASPLYESFKKGFAEFSPVTAEKTLASAIQIGDPVSVKKAIRVLKKFNGIVEVATEEELANAAAKGDLYGLYNDPHTGVALASLLKSIQSGVVKQGESVVVISTANGLKFTEFKLAFHEGKIPKVDDTLKNVILPCKPTLSGVMEILGKHLKKT, from the coding sequence ATGTCACTTACAAAATATCAATTCCGAGCACAGTTTCGCTGTACCAACGAATCCTGTCGCAAAACATACCCACTCCACCAGGTTATCTATTCCTGTTCCAGTTGTGGAGAACTTCTAAATGTAGAACATGATTTAGACAGCTTAAAAAAAATCCCAGCGGAAGAGTGGAAGTCCACATTCGAATCCCGTTTCCGTTCGAGCCAATTTCCCAATGCTTCTGGGGTTTGGGGCAAAAAAGAATGGGTTCTCCCCGAAATCAAAGAGGAAAACATCATTACGTCCGGGGAAGGGACAACCCATTTGTATGACGCTTCTCGTTTTGCAAAGGACCTTGGATTAAAGAGCCTTCATGTCAAACAGTGCGGAGTCTCACATACTGGTTCGTTTAAAGATTTAGGGATGACCGTTCTTGTCAGCCAAGTGAACCAAATGATTGCTGATGGAGTTCCCATTAAGGCAGTCGCTTGTGCATCGACGGGAGACACTTCTGCTGCTCTTGCTTCTTATGCTGCCAAGGCTGGGATTCCTGCTATTATTTTACTTCCAGCTAACAAAGTTTCAACGGCTCAACTCATCCAACCTGTTTCCAACGGTGCCATCGTGCTTGCCTTGGAAACTGACTTTGATGGATGTATGGCAGTTGTGAAAGAACTCACGCAAGAAAAGTCAATTTATCTAGCAAATTCCATGAATTCCCTTCGCATCGAAGGTCAAAAATCTATTTCTGTCGAAATCACCCAACAACTCGGATGGAATGTGCCTGATTGGGTTGTCATCCCTGGTGGGAATTTAGGAAATGTTTCCGCACTTGGAATGGGTTTTGAAATGATGTTCGAACTTGGTCTCATTCAAAAACTGCCAAGGATCATCCTGGCTCAGGCAAAAAATGCAAGTCCTCTCTATGAGTCGTTTAAGAAGGGTTTTGCGGAGTTCTCTCCTGTTACCGCAGAAAAAACCTTAGCCTCTGCGATCCAAATTGGTGATCCTGTTTCCGTGAAAAAAGCGATCCGTGTTCTGAAAAAATTCAATGGGATTGTCGAAGTGGCAACGGAAGAAGAATTAGCGAACGCTGCAGCAAAAGGGGATTTGTACGGACTTTATAATGACCCTCACACGGGTGTGGCACTTGCTAGTTTATTAAAATCAATCCAATCGGGAGTGGTCAAACAAGGGGAATCTGTTGTTGTGATCTCCACTGCCAATGGTCTTAAATTTACCGAGTTCAAACTTGCCTTTCACGAAGGGAAAATTCCTAAAGTGGACGACACCTTGAAGAATGTGATTTTACCTTGTAAGCCAACCTTATCGGGTGTGATGGAAATCCTCGGTAAACATTTGAAGAAAACATAA